From Microcaecilia unicolor chromosome 11, aMicUni1.1, whole genome shotgun sequence, the proteins below share one genomic window:
- the PGAM5 gene encoding LOW QUALITY PROTEIN: serine/threonine-protein phosphatase PGAM5, mitochondrial (The sequence of the model RefSeq protein was modified relative to this genomic sequence to represent the inferred CDS: inserted 2 bases in 1 codon), translating into MSVRRALQLLAGGSAAAAAALLAAVAVGKPWAENGEPRSNNGGTWXQYWDKREPQSLIKLKKRNQETGEEELEPQLNNYRAKATRHIFLIRHSQYNLAGRNDEDRMLTLLGRQQAELTGQRLASLGLKYSAIVHSSMTRAIETSDIISKYLPGVKRTSTDLLREGAPIQPDPPISHWKPEAVQYYEDGARIEAAFRRYIHRADATQEEDSFEIFICHANVIRYIICRALQFPPEGWLRMSLNNGSITHLVIRPSGRVALRALGDTGFMPPDKITRT; encoded by the exons ATGTCCGTGCGCAGAGCGCTGCAGCTACTGGCCGGGGGCtcggcagcagcggcggcggcgcTGCTGGCCGCGGTGGCCGTGGGAAAGCCATGGGCGGAAAACGGGGAGCCCCGTAGCAACAATGGAGGAACCTG ACAATATTGGGACAA GCGGGAGCCACAGTCGCTTATTAAACTGAAAAAGCGAAATCAGGAGACTGGTGAAGAGGAGCTAGAACCACAGCTGAACAACTACAGAGCCAAAGCAACAAGGCACATCTTCCTCATTCGACACTCCCAGTACAATCTGGCGGGCCGTAACGATGAGGACCGAATGCTGACATTGCTGG GCCGACAGCAGGCTGAACTAACGGGACAGAGGCTGGCCAGTCTAGGGCTGAAATACAGTGCAATCGTGCATTCCTCCATGACCAGGGCAATTGAAACCTCAGATATAATCAGCAAATACCTTCCAG GGGTGAAGAGAACAAGCACAGATCTGCTGAGAGAAGGCGCTCCGATTCAGCCTGACCCTCCCATCTCTCACTGGAAACCGGAGGCCGTG CAGTATTATGAGGATGGTGCACGCATCGAGGCTGCCTTCCGGCGCTACATACATCGGGCGGACGCAACGCAGGAGGAGGATAGCTTTGAGATTTTCATTTGCCATGCCAATGTTattcgttacatcatctgcag GGCTTTACAGTTTCCCCCAGAAGGCTGGCTCCGGATGTCCCTAAATAATGGCAGCATCACTCACCTGGTCATCCGACCCAGTGGCAGGGTGGCATTACGTGCACTGGGGGACACAGGATTCATGCCTCCAGATAAAATCACTCGAACCTGA